The genomic stretch gacagatttttctttcctttttcttcaagGATAAAACTGCATCATAAGCATCATAGCATGCAACTCACTATGAGCCTTTTTGCAGAAGCATTAACTAGCATGTAACTATCAATGATTAAGTATGCCTATCAATGTACTGAATTTCGAGGTAGGGCCTTTGGGCGTTGAAAggtcaaagagagagagagagagagagagagagagagagagagagagagagagagagagatttctcaaTGTACTGAATTTCTTAGGAAAATCCATTACGAtagatgaaaaaaaaatggtTCTTAGATTTTGAACAGCGCTTGTTATTCAGACAGAAATAGCGCTTCGAGAGGCGAGAGATTCACTCTAAATCAGATCAAGGAATGGGTCGACCTCCACACGGTGGAGGCCCTGCCTTCCGTTTCACCTCCACTGAGGTGGTGGAGATGGAAGCATGTTTGCAAGAAGTCAATAATGCAATACGTGCCCGTGAGACCATCTGCTTGCTTGCAGAAAAGTTCAGTGCGTCTGCAGATAGAGCTGGGAAGATTGTTGTGCAACCTAAGCAGGTGTGGAACTGGTTCCAAAACAGAAGGTATGCTCTACGGGCAAAGTTAATTAAGGCTCCTGGGAAGCTAAGCATTTCTACGATTCAGGATGATTCAGTTCCACTGAGAAATGCACCAATTTCTGTTCCTTCAGGAAGGCATGCTTTAGATAAAACTCAGATGGAATTTGAAGCCAAATCAGCAAGGGATGGAGCATGGTATGATGTTTCAACCTTCATTTCTCATAGAATGTTTGCTACGGGGGATCCAGAAGTTCGGGTTCAGTTTTCAGGGTTTGGCGCAGAGTAGGATGAGTGGATTAATGTGCGCAAGTGTGTGAGACAGCTGTCacccgactctgatatacgagacaTGACTTAGGATCGCTCGTAAACACCGATAACAaatcgtgggtcaccgaaattctgccaggaggaccacggaagcctacagaacggtatagGCTAAAATACGAGTCTCACATATAACGCCGAAGGAATATGAACCAAATATCTCTTATGCAAGTATAACTTCCATGCGTGCCAAACACGTAATGTCACCATGTGATAGTTTTCTATTAGACATGTCAAGGCAtcgaaaatgggtgtaaacaattATATAATGAAATATTCAagttttctttcttattattCAAGGTTTTGATTACTTGAAGAAGACAGTGATCTTTCTCATTATTGTTTCACGCTCTTCCCTGCATGATAAAGCCAACAAAACTGAAATTGGTTTGAAAGCAAACTTGCAGAAGTTCCTTTCTTCTGCACTCTCCATTAAAAGCTTATAGATAAACTTGTTTCCCTCACCATATAGTAttgttaaaattaaaaaataaaaataagtaaataaaaagaagaacaagaacaataaaaaaaattaaaaaaaaaaagaagaacaagaaaaggCCATGGTTGGTTGCCAAGTAAAATTGAGTTCATCTCATCTTAGCTAACAGTATTTATGTATTAGTTACTgtctaactaaaatgagatgaaatcatttttcaaGTGGCAAGCAAACAGCGTCTAAGTATTTTATCAAGTGTGGTTAAAAAGCCTGaattgaattttgaaaattttagtttATTCAACACGTAGAAGCAATGATAAAAGCTAATGGTATTTCCTAATATTCAAAGTGAGGAATGTGACCTCAAAATCTCCATTTCCAGCTATATTCTTTCAAGTGGAACTTGGAAGTTAAATAAACCCATAATATGAATGCGGTGGAATGAAATCACAATTTGGGTTATTTCCATTTCTTTAGGCTGACAATTGCACTTTAATTCAAATAGTGCACCCAAAAGCACCCTTGGGGATCAAAACTCTACTGGTGCACTTCTATTAATGTAGAAAACTAGAAAATATAGGAAACCGGTTATGACTGGATTTTTGTGCATTTTTACCAGGGGTTGCCCTTTTTGCGGCGTTTTTATGGCCGCCGCTAAAAATTGAACTTTGACCAGCACTCATTATCTTTTACCGGCGCTTCCATTGACTGCTGCTACAAACTGTATGAAGCGCCGGTAAACTTTAGGACCGCCGATAAACATAGACAAACGCCGGTGGAAGGCATCAGGAATGCAGTGAATTTGTAATAAACGCCGCTAAAAGTTACAGCAAACTCGAGAAAAAGCTGTAAAAAACGCTGGTAAATCGTTTACAGTGTCaaagaaacaattaaaaattctGCTAAGCtgaatcttctaaatcaaaagaccTATACAAGCTTAAATTAGCATTCAAACACAACCTGTAAATCATTCCAGCCTCATTTGCAGGAGGCCTAAGAATGAAAGGTTACATAACGGACAGAAATTTATAGATTGAGACACAAGGAAAagcaggaggaaaaaaaaaaaaagcaacggaTTTCAACGACGCCCAAGGCGAGACTTCTCAAATGCACCCCAAGAACCAAAACTCATGCCATATAGAGGACCTTTGTCAGCAACACCCTGCCATGCGTAGAGGTCAGCTAATAAAACAGTATGTACACTCATAATATGAGTTACActatctaaaattaaattttcagtCATAAATATTTCCTGCAAAAACAACCATACCGAATGAAGTCCATATCCATCGCCATATGAAGCAGCAAAGTCCCCCTCTGGGCTACCACGTTTCACCCCAAATGCTCTACCTTCAGTTACCAATGCAGAGACAaaagtttacaaaacaaaataaaataaccaaaaaacaaatttgatataaaataaaaggaaccaataaataCCTGTGACTAGCAGATGGAGGAGAATAgctatggaattttttttatataaatatgtggacggatttttctttcctttttcttcaagGATAAAACTGCATCATAAGCATCATAGCATGCAACTCACTATGAGCCTTTTTGCAAAAGCATTAACTAACATATAACTATCAATGATGAAGTATGCCTATCAATGTACTGAATTTCGAGGTAGGGCCTTTCGGCGTTGAaaggtcagagagagagagagagagagagagatttctcaaTGTACTGAATTTCTTAGGAAAATCCATTACgatagatgaaaaaaaaaaattggttctTAGATTTTGAACAGCGCTTGTTATTCAGACAGAAATAGCACTTCGAGAGGCGAGAGATTCGCTCTAAATCAGATCAGGGAATGGGTCGACCTCCACACGGTGGAGGCCCTGCCTTCCGTTTCACCTCCACTGAGGTGGTGGAGATGGAAGCATGTTTGCAAGAAGTAACTGCCTGTGAGACCATCTGCTCACTTGCAGAAGAGTTCAGTGCGTCTGCGGATAGAGCTGGGAAGATTGTTGTGCAACCTAAGCAGGTGTGGAACTGGTTCCAAAACAGAAGGTACTACGGGCAAAGTTGATTTAAGGCTCCTGGGAAGCTAAGCATTTCTACGATTCAGGATGATTCAGTTCCACTGAGAAATGCACCAAGTTCTGTTCCTTCAGGAAGGCATGCTTTAGATAAAACTCGGATGGAATTTGAAGCCAAATCAGCAAGGGATGGTGCATGGTATGATGTTTCAACCTTCATTTCTCATAGAATGTTTGCTACGGGGGATCCGGAAGTTCGGGTTCAGTTTTCAGGGTTTGGCGCAGAGGAGGATGAGTGGATTAATGTGCGCAAGTGTGTGAGACAGCGGTCACTTCCATGTGAAGCTGCAGAATGTGTTGCAGTTCTTCCTGGAGATCTTGCACTCTGTTTTCAGGAAGGTAAAGAGCAGGCTCTTTACTTTGATGCCCATGTCCTTGATGCAGACCTTGGCTTTGAAATGGTTCTTGGTATCATCTTGCCACTTCAGCAACCGTAAGGTCTTTGAAATGGTTCTTGGTATCATCTTGCCACTTCAGCAACCCTTCAACCATACTCTTCAAGTGTGTCTATAACACCTCAGTTTGTGATTTGGCCACCAACACTTTCAGCAAACCTAAATTAGCCTGCATTAAGCAGGCATCAGAGAAGCTTATATGAAAAGGACAGATAGAAACAATTATGATTTTGGGGCAGTCATTTTAGATCTAAAAATTCCGACAATTCACACAATATGCTGAGAAAGAGGGAGGACAGACTGACTATTTCTCTATTCTTTCTCTGCAGGAGGAGAAATGTAGATGGAAGCATGTTGCAAGCTGCAGATACGAGATCAGAGAATTCATAAGCTAAGCGAGCTAGTCCTTTGACTGCAGCACTGATCATGTGGGGTGTCTCACCAGCCAGGCCTCCAGCTACCTGAGACCATGAGCATATGTATGAAAcattataatgaaaaaaaaaagttgcaaaatcctaaaaaaatggtggtgaccctCTTGGCGTGGATGACGCAGAGATTGGTGTCCTCACATTGACAGAAATCTGAATGCACATACAGGCTAGGTGCAATGGCAATAAAGGTAGCAGAAATTCACCAGAACCTTGGGCACTATGAATGTTGAGTGAAcatggataaaaaaaataaaaaaaaaaaacaactggaAAAGCAGACTAGAAACATGGCTGCTATGAAAGGATGCAGTGATCATTCCTGTTGCAAAAGCCCAAAATATTAACAGTGAATGAGTATAAATCTGGATGCACATACATGCTAGGTACAGTAATTAAACACCCAAATGCACCTTCAAAATTCCAGGACAGTTGCCTGCGTACCTGAACAAAGCATGAGTTCCGATGTGCTATAGATGGATTGGATCGGATGTCGCTCCTATGTGCTATGTTGGCACATGGGCGGTGACTACATGAGACTCATTGCAAATGCCTGTGTGCTTAGCAACACTCCTAAAAGATAAATGGGCAATTTTTCACATCAAAATATGTGGAAGGGCATAATACCTCATAATCAAAGAAGTCCAGCTTCTATATCCCGCAGAAATGAGATGGTCCATGGTGGCATTCCGCTGCTTCTCAGGCATCCTTGAGAAAAGGATCAGAGACCAGCCACTAGCATGTTGCTTCATGTGTAATCTCAAAACAAACATGTGCATTGGATGCTTCACATCCTCAACCAGCTTACCACTACAATACATGATATGTAACAGAATAGCCTGGCATAAGTAGGAGGAACTAGAAATGGTATTGCAGCAAAAGAATGCATTCAAAAATAACCATGAAGATCAGCTGACACCATCAAGGGTTGGGCCAATTATTAGATTACAAGGCCAGGCTCGAGCCTATCCATTTTGGCTGGTCACAGACCCAGGTCGGTCTTGGATTGACCTTGGCACGGTCTAAATCTAATCATGGAAAAAATAGTAAGTTCCTTCTGCGTTGGGTTGAAGTGTTGAGAAAgatgttacaacttacaagtgggGCCAGCAGTTGTGAGACACAAACTTTTATTTGATAAGCTCTGCCATAGATGAAAGATGCTCCAAAAACCTTACAGAATGAAACTTCTAATCTGATGGTCAATGTCCTACAAATGACAGGAAAAGAATATGAATATCACTTATCTAAGAAAAAAGATGCCCAAAGATTTGATGGGAAGGAACTTCTTATTAGATTTGGTTGGGTCATAACAAAAAGAGGACTCGTAAAATTGTAAAAATATGACAAACACAATCCAAATTTAAGATTGGATGTGAAATTACTAATCTCATCTGATATGGATTTCAAAGC from Magnolia sinica isolate HGM2019 chromosome 17, MsV1, whole genome shotgun sequence encodes the following:
- the LOC131231360 gene encoding protein SAWADEE HOMEODOMAIN HOMOLOG 2-like, with product MGRPPHGGGPAFRFTSTEVVEMEACLQEVNNAIRARETICLLAEKFSASADRAGKIVVQPKQVWNWFQNRRYALRAKLIKAPGKLSISTIQDDSVPLRNAPISVPSGRHALDKTQMEFEAKSARDGAWYDVSTFISHRMFATGDPEVRVQFSGFGAE